Genomic segment of Streptomyces sp. NBC_01210:
CGGCTACAGCGCGCCGGCCGCCGCCGCGCGGTCACGGATGGTTCGCAGGCTGACGCGTACTCCGTTCTCGTCTTCGATGTGCCATTCGTTCATGCCCTGGCAGGTCTTGGTGCCCCGGGCGACGGCCCCGGCCTCGTCGACCCGGCCGTAGGGTGTGCCTCCGGTCGCAGCGAGGATGATGCCGCCGTTCGCATCGATGGTGGCCCAGTGCTCGGTGGCGCGGTAGGTGAGCACGATCCGGGTGTCGGCTATCAGAACTTGGGCGTCGATCATCCTGGCCACGTCGGTGCGTCGACCAGAAGCCGCTCTGCGCCGCGGAGGGGCCTGGCGCGGACGGGCGACCGGCTGGCCGGCATCGCGTTGCGGAGGTGCAACGGCAGCAGAGACGGGCAACCCCAAGCGTTCGGGTTTCCAGATGCATTCGAACAGGCGCAGATACAGCTCCTGCCGGGTCTCGATGACCGTGGTCATGGTCTCACTCGGCCCGAAGGCCCGCATGTGCTTGTCGAGTTGGTGTGCCTTGATGAAGTCGCGCAGCTCAGGGTTGCGGTGATCGTATTCAGGGGCCATGACGCCCAGGAGGACGTTGTTCCGGGCGTAGAGGCGGTTCTTGTCGCGGAAGGGGAGGTCATTGATGCTGGAGTTCTCTCGGCCCCTCAGCAGGCCGAGGCCACCGAGTTGGTTACGGCGGCTGCGGAAGACGACCGGGTCAGGGATGTCACCGGCGACGCGATGGTGGTGGTTGGCCCACAGGTGTTCTATGTGGAACTGGTCGCGGTCGAGGTAGGCGAGGATGTCGAAGGGCTTTTTGCAGGCCTCGTCGGCGTAAGCGGTGGCGCGAGCGAGGAGATAGCGGATCTGATGGGCGTTGTTGCCTCGCAGGCCCAGGGTGATTGCTTCGCGCACCGGGTTCCCGTTTTGCTGGGCGAGGTCGCCCAGTGTGGAGGCGACGTCGGCGACGGTGCGGCAGCCGCGCAGGAGGGGGACGAGCTCGGCGTGGACCAGGGCGTCGGCGTCGGCGGACTGGACGGGCAGATCCTGCAGGATCCGCAGGGCGTACCAGCGGTCGATGTAGGAGGCGACAAGGCGGCCCTTGTCCTTGGCGTCGGTGGGCCGGTCGTCGGGGGCGATGGCAGCGAGCACGGCGACGGACTGGACGCCGAGGCCGTTGCGCTCGTTGAACAGCACCGTCTCCAGGCGGTCGCCGTCCATCTTCAGGGTGCGGGTGGCGGCGAGGACGGGCCTGTACAGACGGGCCGTCTTCAGTAGATTCTGCACGAAGTTGAGGAAGTGGTCGGGGCGTCCCGGGGTCAGGCCGAGGTACTCCGCGTTGTGGCGTACCCACACGTTGAGGTTGGTGGTGATCTGGCGGCGGTCCTCGTCGCAGTCCTCGCGCGCGCAGCGGGCAAGGAGGTATGCCTTGATGAAGCGGGATGCCGCCTGGGGGTCATCGCGGTCGGTGGAGAGTTCCCGCAGCATCTCCTGCCACTGGGTATTCAGCTGATCTTCAGCGGAGCCGACGTTGGACAGCAGATGGCTCTTGAGGAGGTCGACGGTAGTGAGGCGGGCGCCGCGGTCATTCATCGTCTCGAACATGCGGTAGCCGTGGTCGGGGCCTGCCGCGCGGATGCCCACCAGGACCACGCGTGTCAGGAGCCATTCGGTGAAGGGGTGGAGTTTCTCGGCGTCGAGTTCCTCGGCGAGCTGGGATTCGATCTGCTGGCCGCGTGCCCACAGGTTGCGGCGGGAGAGGGAGTCCCCCGCGCCGGCCTCGTATTTGCGGCCCTCGCTGACGGCTTGCAGGACGGGGTCGTGGTCGGTGATGCCGACGCTGAAGTGCTTCCCGTCGGTCGTGATGACACGGTTGAGTTGGTCGACCGTGTGGGTATCACCGGCTTCCTGGGCCGACAGTCTCAGCTGCAAAAAGAGCAGGTGCAAAGTGACGAAGCGCTGCTGACCGTCGACGAGGAAGCGGCGCTTTTTCGACGGCTCGTGGTAGACGAAGGGGCCGAGGAAGTACTGCGGCGCGGTGTGGGGGCGGCGCCGGTACGCGGAGTCGCCCAACCAATGCTTGAACGAATCACACAAGTCCCGCAGCAGGGTGCGGACTTCTTCGTCACCCCAGGTGTAGTCACGCTGGTAGTAGTCGATCTCGTACGTCACATCGCGGAACAGCTCATTCAGGCTGAATCCCTGAGACCTGATCTCGTCCGCCCCCACGCAACCACCCCTCACCTGCCAGGCATATCCCGTCATGCTCCCAATCCGGCGCCGCGGCGTACAGACGGCGCGGGAGTCTGGTCGGCGGCGTGCAGAAACATCGGCGCAGGCGACTGTGTCGTCCCCAGCTCTGCCGGGCCGGCGGTGCTGCTGCCCATGCGGCCGCCGGCGACCGCACGACGGCGGCTGCTCCGCGGATTGCCTCTGGGTGGGCCGACCGCGTCATTGGGCCGGGGACGGTGGTGACTTGCGGCCTGCACCGGACGGGTAGTGGAAGATGTCGAGTGCCCTGGCCGGGTTCAGCAGCTCCTGCGCGATGATGGGCGGCGCGGCCAGGGTGACGATGCCCCGGATCCAGTCGGCGGATGTCGTGTAGGCCACGATCGCGGTGGTCTCCCAGAGCGACAGGGGTTCCACCACGGTGAATGCGTCTGGGTCGCTTCCAAGGGGAGGGAGCCGCACGCTGACCTCCACGGTCTCCGCGCCGGCGTGGGCGCTGTCCCCGTCGGGGAGCTGAAGCCGGGCGCTGAGGTCGTAGGCGGCACAGTCCGGACTGGTGCTGTCGGTCGAGTCCTGCCGATGCCGCCACCCCTGCCAGATCCGTGCCGACTGCGCGGTGGCTCCAACCCGCTGCAGCTCGACGGTGGCCTGGTGGAGTGTGGCCATGTTGATGATGTTCTGTTGTTCTCTGCACCGGCGTTCCACGCAGGCGACGGCGCGTTCCAGCGTGGAGCGGGCCCAGTCGTGCAGCCAGGGGTGCGCCTGCAGGCCGTGTGCAGTCTGCGACAGCTCAGTCTGCAGGGTCCGCCAGTGATCCCAGTTGAAGTTCGATCCCAGGAAGTCCGGTACGTAGTCGGGTTCTTCCCGGCTCCCTGCTTCCTCGGCCTCTTCGGCGAGAAGCTCGC
This window contains:
- a CDS encoding DUF262 domain-containing protein, encoding MGADEIRSQGFSLNELFRDVTYEIDYYQRDYTWGDEEVRTLLRDLCDSFKHWLGDSAYRRRPHTAPQYFLGPFVYHEPSKKRRFLVDGQQRFVTLHLLFLQLRLSAQEAGDTHTVDQLNRVITTDGKHFSVGITDHDPVLQAVSEGRKYEAGAGDSLSRRNLWARGQQIESQLAEELDAEKLHPFTEWLLTRVVLVGIRAAGPDHGYRMFETMNDRGARLTTVDLLKSHLLSNVGSAEDQLNTQWQEMLRELSTDRDDPQAASRFIKAYLLARCAREDCDEDRRQITTNLNVWVRHNAEYLGLTPGRPDHFLNFVQNLLKTARLYRPVLAATRTLKMDGDRLETVLFNERNGLGVQSVAVLAAIAPDDRPTDAKDKGRLVASYIDRWYALRILQDLPVQSADADALVHAELVPLLRGCRTVADVASTLGDLAQQNGNPVREAITLGLRGNNAHQIRYLLARATAYADEACKKPFDILAYLDRDQFHIEHLWANHHHRVAGDIPDPVVFRSRRNQLGGLGLLRGRENSSINDLPFRDKNRLYARNNVLLGVMAPEYDHRNPELRDFIKAHQLDKHMRAFGPSETMTTVIETRQELYLRLFECIWKPERLGLPVSAAVAPPQRDAGQPVARPRQAPPRRRAASGRRTDVARMIDAQVLIADTRIVLTYRATEHWATIDANGGIILAATGGTPYGRVDEAGAVARGTKTCQGMNEWHIEDENGVRVSLRTIRDRAAAAGAL